CATCAGGAAGCCACCGAATAATACCGGTTTTTCACCGAAACGGTCAATGAGTAATCCGGCAGGGATAGACATGATGGCGTATGCCAGGAAGAAAGAGGTCGGGATAAATCCCGCCATCGCCAGGTCACTTAGATTGAAGTTGTGGATAATGTCTGGAATGAGTGGTCCCAGAATATTAGTGATAAACGAGATGGTGAACCAGAACGCCATAATCAGCGCCAACATTCCTAAATTCTTTCTCATAATTTAATCAGGTTTGGAGCAGATAATTGAGTAAATACAAGTGAAGCCGCTCCAATACTTCCGGCCTTGTTTCCAAGAGCGGCAGCTATGATTTGAGTATTCACAGCACAGTCGGGGATGGCATAACTACGTGCTTTTTCGCTTACTTTCTGAATGTAAAAGTCTCCTGCCTCGGAGAGTCCTCCACCAATTACAATCTTTTGCGGACTGAAGATATTGATAAAGCCTGCAATTCCGTGTCCCAAAAAGTCGCAGTGTTCTTCCAGTGATACTTTTGCAATCGGATCCCCTTGCTTGTAAAGACGGACAATTAATTCTCCGTTAATCTCTTCATCCGGGTAGGAGATACCTGCGTCTGCTATTCGTTGACTGAAGCGGCGTACCAAAGCGGAAGTGGAAGCATAGTGTTCCAGACAGCCGACAGAACCGCAAGCACACGGTTCACCATTGGCAATGAGAGGTACGTGTCCCAGTTCTGTTCCCCGGTTGGCATAACCGTTGAACAATTTGCCGTCGATGACTACTGCACCTCCAATACCTGTTCCTACCGTCAAGAAAACAACATGAGTGGCTCCCTGACCGGCTCCGTACATTGTTTCTCCCAGTCCCATCAGATTGGCATCATTTCCCAATAAAGCCGGAAGTCCGGTTTCCGTTTCAATGCGGTCTGCCAAGTGAATGTTTTCCCAGCCGTTGATATTTTCCGCACCTCCTAATACAATACGGTTCGTACAATCCACAATGCCCGGTGTTCCGATTCCTATACCATCAATTGTGTAGTCTTTTTCCTGTGCAAAGGTTTTCACTTCATTGATAGCAGTAACCAACTGTCCGATGACAGCTTCTGCTGATACATCGGCTTTCGACGGTAACTTCCCTTGAAAGTAAAATACGCCTTCATTATCAATAAGGGCGTATTTTACAGAAGTTCCGCCAAGGTCAATTCCTATAGCGTATTCTTTCTCCATGCCACGTTTATACTTGATACTTAATACTTAAAAACTATACTCTTTCCGCCCAGATCGGTGAACTCCAAGCCCATTGTCCGTCACGTTGGCGAACGCGTACATAGTAATAATCCGTATCTCGCTGCGGCTCTTTATCTTCCATGTAGTGTTCCAGAGTGAAACAGCTTTCCGGCATGGCACGATTGAAGAGAATAGCCTCACTCAACCAACCGATCATGAAGTGTGAACGTGAACCTTCGAGCAACTCGCCCAACGTATGTTCAAACTTCTTGCCATTGAATTCGGCAATGACCTTACCGTCTTTGGGCATTTCCACATCAAGGATTACAGCTTGCATGGCTGCTGTAGTCGTATTCGGATTCTTGCTGCTGTACATATCCAGTTCGGTTTCCTTGTCACCAACGGATACAATACGGTTGACATGTGTGTGGAATTCAGTTTCACCTTCTTGTGGAGAAGTGAATGCTGCGCCACGGAAACAAGGAGTTACACTATGAATCTGGCCTTTGTCTACCGACAGTTTTCCCTGCCAATGTACGTATTTCTCTTCACGATTCCAACCAAAATCAACTTTAACTTTGCAACGTACCGTATTACCTTCCGGAGCAACGGGAGTCAACGGACCACTCATACGAGCCAAAATCTGCCCGTTTTTTACAATATCTACGTAGTCGATACAGCTTTCACCTGTGACATTCAGATAGATACGGCGGCTGTTACCGCGAACTACATCACCCATGAAAGCATCGTTGAGGCGGAAGTCGATAATAATCTTATCACCGGTTGCGGCACATACGTGACGGGTACGCAGAGCTTCCCAAATGGCGTCGCGAGTCAGTGACGGAGCCATGATACCGATGCGTCCGTCGCCATAGCTTCCCGGATAACCGGAGTGTTGGTCGGTAGATGCCATGATACCAAACTTATTGCCCAATTCAAGACCATATTGAATGGTTCCTTCCCATTGGCGTGGTCCCATATCATGCAGATAGGGATAGTCTCCCTGATCGCTTTCTGCCAGACCGTGACGGGAATACATTTCTACGAATGGAGTAATATCTCCTTCGGTAAAGCATTTCCAGTTGTAACCGCGATAACCACCCTGATAACCCATGTGGTGCGGGGTAACGAATACCTTATGTCCTTTTGCTTTTTCTTTCCAGTCTTCGATTGAAGTACATTCTACAAGTGGTGCGTCCAAATCATAGTTCAGCGCAACATGGTCTCCATGTTCCATACTATGAGCTTCGTATCCTACAAAAGTCAGGAATTCACCTTCCTTGTTATACTCATTTGTCATTTTTACATACTTCTCATAGCCGCCTTCACGCAAACGCTTAAAAGCTCCCGTGTGGTAATCGATCACCCATTTCAAGCGGGGATCATCTGCTCCGGGAATATCCGGCCACATAGCATGAGGAGTAACACTAACAAAATCCAATTGTCCTTTCGCTGCTTCAAAAGCATCGCGCATGTCGCCGTGTCCGTATGTGATGTTACAGTGGTTGTGTAAGTCGCCCCAATACATTTTGAGGTTGCTGGCTGATGGCATAATTTTCTTAGCCTCTTTGCTTCCTGCTGCGCAAGAACCGAGCAAGCTGCCTGAAGCTGCCAGTCCGAGGAAAGACCAGCCTGTGTTTTTTAAAAACTTTCTTCTATCCATGATATAATTGTTTTTGGTTAATCTTTATTTATATAAATGGGGATTAATATTGCACCACAGAGGACACAGAGGTTTACTATTTTTTATTCACTATAAAGTAACACAGAGTCTCACGTATTTATCGCTCTGTTTTACTTACGGAAAGAAGAGAGAAAAACTCTGTGCCCTCCGTGTCCTCTGTGGTGAACCCATAAATTATCATTTAGCGATTTTTCATTAGTCGGCGATCACCTTTGAAAAGAATCTTTTCCTTTTCATCCGGGTCCGTATCTTTATACTGTTTTTGAGTTTCCTGAAGCAGTTGCATCAGTTCTTTTTGCTTTTCAGCATATTCCGGTTTGCCGAAGACATTGTTCATTTCTCTTGGGTCAGCTTTCATGTCATACATTTCCCATTCGTCGATATCGTTGTAGAAATGAATCAATTTGAAATCTTGCGTGCGAATACCATAGTGACGTTTCACAGAATGTTCTGCAGGATATTCGTAGTAATGATAATAAGCAGCTTTGCGCCAGTCGGCAGGAATTTTGCCTTCGTTCACTAATACAGGTTTCAGGGAGGCTCCTTGAATATCTGATGGAATCTCTATTCCGGCAAAGTCGAGGAAAGTAGGAGCAAAGTCTACATTCATACTGATGGCATTACTGGTACTTCCTGCTTTAATAGCTTTCGGATAACGGATGACAAGCGGCATGCGCTGACATTCTTCATACATGAATCGTTTGTCAAACCAGCCATGTTCGCCAAGGAAGAAACCCTGGTCGGAGGTGTAGACAATGATTGTATTGTCCAGTTCACCAATTTTTTCGAGATAATTCAACAAGCGGCCGATATTTTCGTCTACTGCCAGAACTGTCGCCAGATAATCACGCATATATTGCTGATATTTCCAGCTGATTAATGATTTACCTTTCAGATCACCTTTACGGTATTCGGCAATGCGTTGTGCGTATGCAGAATCCCATTTATTCTGAACTTCAGCCGGCATACGTTTGTACACGCTGTAAAGACGGTTGGTGGTATCTTTCAGCATCTCTTCACGAGTCAGTAATTTGAGGTCCCAGTCGTTCGTCAATGTATATTCGATGGACATATCCTGTTCACGGGCTGCTTTTCCACGGCCTTCATAGTCATCGAACAGATTAGCCGGTTCCGGGAAAGTAGTATTGTTGAATATACCCAGATGGCGGGGGGCAGGCATCCAGTTGCGATGCGGGGCTTTCTGATGATACATCATGCAGAAAGGCTTGTTCTTATCGCGCCCTTTGAGGAATTCAATGGCTTTATCAGTAATAATATCTGTGGCGTATCCTTTTTCTACAATATGTTTTCCGTTTTCCCAAAAATCAGGATCATAATAGTCACCTTGTTCGTGTTGGCCGCTAAGGATACTCCAATGATCGAATCCTTGTGGTTCACTGATAAGATGCCATTTACCAATTATTGCAGTCTGATATCCGGCTTGTTGAAGCAGTTTGGGGAATGTCTGCTGATCTCCGTTGAATGTACTTGCGTTATCGGTAAAACCATTTTCGTGGCTGAACTTACCGGTGAGGATGCACGCGCGTGAAGGTCCTGAAAGAGCGTTGACAGCATAACAATTGTCAAAACGGATACCTTCGTTGGCAATCCGATCCATGTTAGGAGTCTGAATCAAATTTCCTCCGTAACAGGACATTGCTTGAGTGGTATGGTCATCCGTCATCATGAAGATGATGTTCGGTTGTCTGGTCTCTTCTTTCTTTTGATTGCCGCAAGAAGCGAGACTTAGTGCAGCTAGTGGGAGGAGTAGGGCAGAGGGAGTGTAATAGTTTTCCATAATGATGAAGGAATCCCTCCCTCTCCTTGGGAGAGGGAGAGACTTTATTATAATTTGTATTTTAATGACTGTTTCTTTCCGTTTACTTTCACTTCTACTTCCAGTCCGTTCTCATCGAACGCCTTGTTCTTGAATTTAGCTGCAAATTTAGGGGCATCTGCACTCTTTTTAACTGGGTAGATAACAGTGATGTAACGTACAGCTTCTTCACCGTCTTTCTTCACGTTGAAAGATACATTCATACGTTTGTAACGTTTGCGATAAGCAGTTGAGCACCATCCCGACTCTTTCTTCATCGTCATACCGTCAGGACCGAAACATTGTAGTTTCATGTTGCTTCCGTCTTCAAATTGTGTCAGGAACGTCATGTCTTCGTGGCTGTTGGCGATTTCTCCTTTCGGCATTTGATAATGAAGATTGATGGAACCTTTGGCACTACCGGTCATTTCGTCTACAATGACAAAGTAAGTGTTGTCAACGAAGAAAACAGAACGACGGTGTTTCAGGTTCTTGTAACTGGGATTTTCGGTCACTAAAGTTTGGATAGCACCTTCCGGTTGCCATAATTTAGTAACAGATTCTGTCGTATCCAGGTTTTTGTTGTTCAGCGTTACTGTGTTGTGAACACAAGTCTGACGGTGCCAGTTGCGTTGTTCCATCACTTCGCCTTCACCGGCATATACATACGAACCTGAATCCGGGAACAAATTCTTGCCGTTGAACCAAAGTTCAAACGTTCCGTTATCCGGCTGACAATGCCAGAATGCTTTCGGACCTGCTTTTACTACCATTTGAGTAGCATCCATTCCCCATGAGTTGCGGAATACAAAGAAACCTGATTTCAAGAATCCTTTAGACATATAATCCGGCAATGCACCTTCTTTTCCTTCGGTTGCGAAGTATTTGATAGCTTGGTTTTTCGGGAACAGTTTACTCCATGCTTTGTAGTTTTTTACCATTTCTTTCTTTGTTGTCAACTTAGCATCGCTGAAACATGGGTTGGTATAATCAGGGAAAGAAATGTTTGCGTAGAACATAATCATGCTTTCGATTGTATCCAGGTAATCCTGCGGGAATTCTTTACGGAATCCGTTTGCATCCGCGATACCCAATGCCTTGCAGAAAATGTTGATAGCTGCCAGATGATAATGCGGGTCGAGTTCGAACTGTCCGCCGTCTTCGTATACCTGTACATGAATTTCACGGTTCAGAATATCGATACCGCTTTTTCTCCATGCCGGGGCGTCTTTAAATTCAGGGAAGAAAGCACCGGCGTAGATCATACGTTGAGCTTCGAACAGCAAGTGGTTACCTTGATCAGAGTAGTTGGCAAGGATGTGTATAGCATGTTTGTGATAGTTCACCAGGAATTCTGTCAGGAAGTCCGGAGTGAAAGAAGGCGAAGGAAGGAATAACTGGAACTGTGAAGTCTGGTCCTGCAGGCGATTACTAACTTCCAACGGGCGCCATGCGAAACGTACATTTTCTACTTCACCTTTGATTTTTCCATCACTTATCAGCTCATATTCTTTCTTGTCCATCTTTACCAACGGATTCTTTTTAATCCAGTCGATATACTGATGTGCCCATTCTTTAGCATATTTCTCGTCACCGGATATGCGATAAGCCTTTCCCATCGGAGTGAACCATTTGTGGCGGTGCAACTGCCAACGGAGTTCATTGTCTTTCACCGGCCAGTACTGCCAGTTGATGTCTTCTCCGTAGTTGTAAGAAGGCTGATAACCTTTATGTACGAAGAATGTGTGTTTCAATCCGTCATCTGCCCATTGCTGCTCTTCTTTGCTGATAGTCACTTTGTTCAGATTGATATCCGGAGTTTTTACGTTGGTACGTACACGATAATAGTCTAGTAGTGCTTTGGCAGCATCTTCATTTTTACCTTCCTGATGCAAAGCTTTCACTTTTTCCAATCCCGGATAGTCCAGGTTAAGAATTGAAAAGACTTCGCTTTTCAGTTCTTGGGCATAACCTTTGCTTACGAAGCATGCGATTGCAAGCAGAACGATATACTTTAAAGTTTTATTCATGATATAATAGTTGTTATAATTTTATGTATTAGATATCTTTGTAGTTGATACCTTTCAGATTCATGAATCTCTTCAATGCTTCCAGATAATAGTAGTCAGCATAGTTCAGTGGAGTGTCGATTTCAGAACCGTTGGGCAGTGAACCGACAGAATGCATCAGAATGAATCCTTGGTTGTCACCCACTTTAGCAAGATATGCGTCGCTTGACAAACTCTTCAGAATCTTTTCCGCATAATCCAAGTATTTTTGTCCGTCGGGAACCATGGTGCTTAGTTCGATCATGGCAGAAGCAGTAACAGAAGCGGCAGATACATCGCGCGGAGTTTCTTCAGTTACAGGAGCATCGTAGTCCCAGAAAGGAATGGCATCCTCTGTTTTTACGCGGTTCATAATCATGTCAGCTATATCCTTTGCAAAGTTTAGGAAAATGCTGTCATTGGTTTCACGGAAGCAAGCGGTATATCCATATATAGCCCATGCTTGTCCTCGTGCCCATGAAGAATCATCGTTCTTTCCTTGGAAAGTTTGTTTACTTTCCACTGTACCGTCGTTGTTATAGCTTATTACATGCCAGCAGGTATAATCAGGACGGAAGTGATTATGCATGGTAGTCATGGCATGCTTGATAGCAATGTCTTTATATTTATTGTCACCTGTCGCTTTTGCTACATTAAACAGAAGATCGAGGTTCATCATGTTGTCGATAATAACCGGGAAGTTCCATGTCCCGAAATCCCATGAACGGATAGCGCCGATAGAGTCGTTGAAACGACCACAGAGGTTATCGGCAGTTTCTCTCATCACAGCGGCAATGGTGTCGTTGGGTGAAAGACGCTCTGCATTGCCATAGCTGCAGTTGACCATGAATCCCAAATCATGCGTGCCTTTATAATAGCGTACCGGATTCAGTAGATTTGTATATTGGATGGCTTGAGTTTTCAGTGTATCGTTTCCTGTCAGTTCGTATGCATACCATAATGAACCGGGGAAGAAACCACTCGTCCAGTCATAAACGTTGCAGAGGCGACGTTTGCCTAGCTGGTCAGCAGTAGGTTGTGCGCGTAGTGAATCTTTGAATGTTAATGAGTCTCTTTCTAACTGGCGGCAAAGGAAATCCATGTCATAGCCGGTACGGATGGAGCGTGGCAACATTCCCGTACCACTAACCTCTTCAGCAGAAAGTTGTAATTGGGCAGAAGCTACATCCAGTCCTTTTTTTATCCAACTGTAGTCTTCCTTTGGGGTTGTCTGGCACGATGCAAGTGCAATACTAACCGAAGCAAAGAGAACAAGTTTCTTTTTCATGTTATTCATTTTAAGTGATTGTTTTTAGAAGTTTTGTAACTGATGCAAAAGTAACTGAAAGGCAAAACTTTCCGTTGCAGGATTGTCCAAAAGGTATTTGAACCTTGCTTTTCAAGTTTTGATTTTGTTGAAAAAGGTTTTAAATTTCTCCAATATGCCCTATTTAAGGCATATTGGAGAAGATTTATAGAAATCTTTAGTTTAAAGGATTAGTCACCCCATCCTTGGTTCTGTTTGAAGTTTTCCATCAAACTCATATCACGAGCTGGGATGGGGAGTAGTTCGTGTTTATTCTTTTGGGTATATTGGTAAGCTATATAATTTGCTTCCGGATACCAACCAATCAATTTTATATAAGTATTCACTATTGTCTCATAATATATTCCCCAACGTATTAAATCTTGACGACGATTTCCTTCGAAAGCTAGTTCGTAGGCACGTTCATTACGGATATATTCCTGGAATCCCTCGTAGGATGTTGATTTTAAATCAACGGTTGTATTTGCTTCATTATAAGGAAGTCCATATCCGCGGCGGCGAACCATATTAAGAGCTGCTAATGCAGCGTTATTAGGACCATGATGCCATTCGTTAAGTGCTTCTGCATACATTAGTAACACGTCTGCATAGCGCAATATATACCAATTGATATTTGAT
The Bacteroides luhongzhouii DNA segment above includes these coding regions:
- a CDS encoding ROK family protein; the protein is MEKEYAIGIDLGGTSVKYALIDNEGVFYFQGKLPSKADVSAEAVIGQLVTAINEVKTFAQEKDYTIDGIGIGTPGIVDCTNRIVLGGAENINGWENIHLADRIETETGLPALLGNDANLMGLGETMYGAGQGATHVVFLTVGTGIGGAVVIDGKLFNGYANRGTELGHVPLIANGEPCACGSVGCLEHYASTSALVRRFSQRIADAGISYPDEEINGELIVRLYKQGDPIAKVSLEEHCDFLGHGIAGFINIFSPQKIVIGGGLSEAGDFYIQKVSEKARSYAIPDCAVNTQIIAAALGNKAGSIGAASLVFTQLSAPNLIKL
- a CDS encoding Tat pathway signal sequence, yielding MDRRKFLKNTGWSFLGLAASGSLLGSCAAGSKEAKKIMPSASNLKMYWGDLHNHCNITYGHGDMRDAFEAAKGQLDFVSVTPHAMWPDIPGADDPRLKWVIDYHTGAFKRLREGGYEKYVKMTNEYNKEGEFLTFVGYEAHSMEHGDHVALNYDLDAPLVECTSIEDWKEKAKGHKVFVTPHHMGYQGGYRGYNWKCFTEGDITPFVEMYSRHGLAESDQGDYPYLHDMGPRQWEGTIQYGLELGNKFGIMASTDQHSGYPGSYGDGRIGIMAPSLTRDAIWEALRTRHVCAATGDKIIIDFRLNDAFMGDVVRGNSRRIYLNVTGESCIDYVDIVKNGQILARMSGPLTPVAPEGNTVRCKVKVDFGWNREEKYVHWQGKLSVDKGQIHSVTPCFRGAAFTSPQEGETEFHTHVNRIVSVGDKETELDMYSSKNPNTTTAAMQAVILDVEMPKDGKVIAEFNGKKFEHTLGELLEGSRSHFMIGWLSEAILFNRAMPESCFTLEHYMEDKEPQRDTDYYYVRVRQRDGQWAWSSPIWAERV
- a CDS encoding sulfatase family protein; amino-acid sequence: MENYYTPSALLLPLAALSLASCGNQKKEETRQPNIIFMMTDDHTTQAMSCYGGNLIQTPNMDRIANEGIRFDNCYAVNALSGPSRACILTGKFSHENGFTDNASTFNGDQQTFPKLLQQAGYQTAIIGKWHLISEPQGFDHWSILSGQHEQGDYYDPDFWENGKHIVEKGYATDIITDKAIEFLKGRDKNKPFCMMYHQKAPHRNWMPAPRHLGIFNNTTFPEPANLFDDYEGRGKAAREQDMSIEYTLTNDWDLKLLTREEMLKDTTNRLYSVYKRMPAEVQNKWDSAYAQRIAEYRKGDLKGKSLISWKYQQYMRDYLATVLAVDENIGRLLNYLEKIGELDNTIIVYTSDQGFFLGEHGWFDKRFMYEECQRMPLVIRYPKAIKAGSTSNAISMNVDFAPTFLDFAGIEIPSDIQGASLKPVLVNEGKIPADWRKAAYYHYYEYPAEHSVKRHYGIRTQDFKLIHFYNDIDEWEMYDMKADPREMNNVFGKPEYAEKQKELMQLLQETQKQYKDTDPDEKEKILFKGDRRLMKNR
- the hepC gene encoding heparin-sulfate lyase HepC; protein product: MNKTLKYIVLLAIACFVSKGYAQELKSEVFSILNLDYPGLEKVKALHQEGKNEDAAKALLDYYRVRTNVKTPDINLNKVTISKEEQQWADDGLKHTFFVHKGYQPSYNYGEDINWQYWPVKDNELRWQLHRHKWFTPMGKAYRISGDEKYAKEWAHQYIDWIKKNPLVKMDKKEYELISDGKIKGEVENVRFAWRPLEVSNRLQDQTSQFQLFLPSPSFTPDFLTEFLVNYHKHAIHILANYSDQGNHLLFEAQRMIYAGAFFPEFKDAPAWRKSGIDILNREIHVQVYEDGGQFELDPHYHLAAINIFCKALGIADANGFRKEFPQDYLDTIESMIMFYANISFPDYTNPCFSDAKLTTKKEMVKNYKAWSKLFPKNQAIKYFATEGKEGALPDYMSKGFLKSGFFVFRNSWGMDATQMVVKAGPKAFWHCQPDNGTFELWFNGKNLFPDSGSYVYAGEGEVMEQRNWHRQTCVHNTVTLNNKNLDTTESVTKLWQPEGAIQTLVTENPSYKNLKHRRSVFFVDNTYFVIVDEMTGSAKGSINLHYQMPKGEIANSHEDMTFLTQFEDGSNMKLQCFGPDGMTMKKESGWCSTAYRKRYKRMNVSFNVKKDGEEAVRYITVIYPVKKSADAPKFAAKFKNKAFDENGLEVEVKVNGKKQSLKYKL
- a CDS encoding DUF4995 domain-containing protein: MNNMKKKLVLFASVSIALASCQTTPKEDYSWIKKGLDVASAQLQLSAEEVSGTGMLPRSIRTGYDMDFLCRQLERDSLTFKDSLRAQPTADQLGKRRLCNVYDWTSGFFPGSLWYAYELTGNDTLKTQAIQYTNLLNPVRYYKGTHDLGFMVNCSYGNAERLSPNDTIAAVMRETADNLCGRFNDSIGAIRSWDFGTWNFPVIIDNMMNLDLLFNVAKATGDNKYKDIAIKHAMTTMHNHFRPDYTCWHVISYNNDGTVESKQTFQGKNDDSSWARGQAWAIYGYTACFRETNDSIFLNFAKDIADMIMNRVKTEDAIPFWDYDAPVTEETPRDVSAASVTASAMIELSTMVPDGQKYLDYAEKILKSLSSDAYLAKVGDNQGFILMHSVGSLPNGSEIDTPLNYADYYYLEALKRFMNLKGINYKDI